Proteins encoded within one genomic window of Eleutherodactylus coqui strain aEleCoq1 chromosome 1, aEleCoq1.hap1, whole genome shotgun sequence:
- the LOC136577310 gene encoding transcription factor 15-like isoform X1 has product MGARGMVLLMRTEAQATGVDCRTMKCVSGGIGQPVDCSSGLLSDAEDLESASDSSEKSLGGGDDCGYSSPSGDNRGKRKRKSKLSGVSKQRQAANARERDRTHSVNTAFTALRTLIPTEPADRKLSKIETLRLASSYISHLANILLLGEDCMDGQPCLQYRASVTSTAPKPICTFCLSNQRKIRGATNLDDQNSVYIRYCSLWVQTSAVDRAPFKPVVLRLND; this is encoded by the exons ATGGGAGCCCGGGGGATGGTGCTGCTCATGAGGACAGAGGCACAGGCTACAGGCGTAGACTGCAGGACCATGAAGTGTGTGAGTGGTGGCATTGGGCAGCCTGTGGACTGTAGTAGTGGTTTACTGTCTGATGCTGAAGATCTTGAGAGTGCAAGTGACAGTTCAGAAAAATCTCTTGGTGGAGGAGATGACTGTGGTTACAGCAGCCCATCCGGGGACAATCGGGgcaaaaggaagaggaagagtaAATTGTCTGGAGTCAGCAAACAAAGACAAGCTGCCAATGCACGGGAGAGAGACAGAACACacagtgtgaatacagccttcaCTGCTCTCAGGACATTAATCCCCACAGAGCCTGCAGACCGCAAGCTGTCCAAAATAGAAACCCTGAGGCTGGCTTCTAGTTACATTTCTCATCTAGCCAACATCTTGCTACTGGGAGAGGACTGCATGGATGGACAgccatgtctacagtacagagcTTCTGTCACCAGTACAGCTCCCAAACCCATCTGCACTTTTTGCCTCAGCAATCAGAGAAAAATA AGAGGCGCAACAAATCTGGATGACCAGAATAGTGTTTACATTCGATATTGCAGTCtttgggtccagacttctgctgTGGATCGTGCACCCTTCAAGCCT GTAGtgcttagactgaacgattaa
- the LOC136577310 gene encoding transcription factor 15-like isoform X2 — protein MGARGMVLLMRTEAQATGVDCRTMKCVSGGIGQPVDCSSGLLSDAEDLESASDSSEKSLGGGDDCGYSSPSGDNRGKRKRKSKLSGVSKQRQAANARERDRTHSVNTAFTALRTLIPTEPADRKLSKIETLRLASSYISHLANILLLGEDCMDGQPCLQYRASVTSTAPKPICTFCLSNQRKIRGATNLDDQNSVYIRYCSLWVQTSAVDRAPFKPHQMITEVSHDGHHMTYIKVLKDFSPLRSPAEYHFFLLLRVILLIIRELLHLVAYKY, from the exons ATGGGAGCCCGGGGGATGGTGCTGCTCATGAGGACAGAGGCACAGGCTACAGGCGTAGACTGCAGGACCATGAAGTGTGTGAGTGGTGGCATTGGGCAGCCTGTGGACTGTAGTAGTGGTTTACTGTCTGATGCTGAAGATCTTGAGAGTGCAAGTGACAGTTCAGAAAAATCTCTTGGTGGAGGAGATGACTGTGGTTACAGCAGCCCATCCGGGGACAATCGGGgcaaaaggaagaggaagagtaAATTGTCTGGAGTCAGCAAACAAAGACAAGCTGCCAATGCACGGGAGAGAGACAGAACACacagtgtgaatacagccttcaCTGCTCTCAGGACATTAATCCCCACAGAGCCTGCAGACCGCAAGCTGTCCAAAATAGAAACCCTGAGGCTGGCTTCTAGTTACATTTCTCATCTAGCCAACATCTTGCTACTGGGAGAGGACTGCATGGATGGACAgccatgtctacagtacagagcTTCTGTCACCAGTACAGCTCCCAAACCCATCTGCACTTTTTGCCTCAGCAATCAGAGAAAAATA AGAGGCGCAACAAATCTGGATGACCAGAATAGTGTTTACATTCGATATTGCAGTCtttgggtccagacttctgctgTGGATCGTGCACCCTTCAAGCCT CATCAGATGATCACAGAAGTATCTCATGACGGACACCACATGACCTACATAAAAGTCTTGAAGGATTTTTCGCCATTACGGTCGCCTGCAGAGTACCACTTCTTTTTGCTACTTCGAGTAATATTGCTCATCATAAGAGAATTACTTCATTTGGTCGCTTACAAGTACTGA